The proteins below are encoded in one region of Shewanella algae:
- a CDS encoding type I secretion system permease/ATPase yields the protein MTASASPKPEQWTISASQRVTVDPLLDSLVLLTEYFGSPCSSESLAAGLPLSSAILSPELVPQAAARAGLTAKLSRKGLNQVTAIQLPCILLLKDKKACILRELDLEQQHAVIQLPETGGEQRLSMEELETLYVGYLFLVKQQYRGDMGFDVYHHDHSKHWLLQTIKDSAPIYRDALIASILVNLFALVSPLFIMNVYDKVVPNLAFESLWVLAIGAGIAYLFDLVMRQLRSYLIDVAGKKVDIIVSSRLFYKAIGIPLENRSASVGGMARQLGEFDSIREILTSATITTLVDLPFALLFMLIIYLVAGDLALIPLVASLIIISYTLIIQPRLKTAIEESNKFASLKHGHLIESLASLESIKSYGAEGLVQKAWQQMIGHTANWQLRSKKLSNSVANVANFVVQLTVVSVVILGVYRVADNDISMGGIIAAVMLASRAVAPMAQLAGLMTRANQTASALRQLDQIMTQEDEFENKGHLVSKQRLMGKIEADDLSFSYPGSEKPVLHPFALRIRPGERIAIIGRNGSGKSTLAKLLVGLFKPSNGSLRYDGIDSAQIHPSDLRRNFGYLPQDVTLFHGSVRDNILFGTRQVTEHQLIRAVQLSGVNLFTDMESEGLDQQVGEGGHSLSRGQRQTVALARAILNDPPVLLMDEPTASLDARAEKQFMRSMHNVSRDRTLLIITHKMHLLNLVDRIIVMDRGHIIADGPKDKVLEKLNQGLMAGGK from the coding sequence GTGACCGCATCCGCTTCACCTAAACCTGAGCAATGGACTATCTCGGCTTCCCAGCGAGTCACTGTGGATCCCCTGCTCGACAGTCTGGTTCTATTGACGGAATACTTTGGCAGCCCCTGTTCCAGTGAGTCTCTGGCGGCAGGCCTGCCCCTGTCTTCGGCTATTCTGTCCCCGGAACTGGTGCCTCAGGCAGCTGCAAGGGCCGGCCTAACCGCCAAGCTTTCCCGTAAAGGCTTGAATCAGGTTACTGCTATTCAGCTTCCCTGTATCTTGCTTTTGAAAGACAAGAAAGCCTGCATTCTTCGCGAGCTGGATCTGGAGCAACAGCATGCCGTGATCCAATTACCAGAAACCGGCGGCGAACAACGCCTGTCCATGGAGGAGCTGGAAACCCTCTATGTAGGCTATCTGTTTCTGGTTAAACAGCAGTACCGTGGCGATATGGGGTTTGATGTTTATCATCACGACCACAGTAAACACTGGTTACTGCAAACCATCAAAGACTCGGCCCCCATCTATCGTGATGCCCTGATTGCCTCAATCCTGGTGAACTTGTTTGCCCTGGTTTCACCGCTGTTTATCATGAACGTCTACGATAAAGTGGTGCCCAACCTGGCATTCGAATCACTGTGGGTACTGGCCATCGGAGCCGGTATTGCTTATCTGTTTGATTTGGTCATGAGGCAGCTGAGAAGTTACCTTATCGATGTTGCCGGTAAGAAAGTCGACATCATAGTCTCGTCGCGACTGTTTTATAAGGCAATCGGCATTCCCCTCGAAAACCGCTCGGCCAGTGTCGGCGGCATGGCGCGTCAATTAGGTGAGTTTGACAGCATCAGGGAGATCCTTACTTCGGCGACCATCACCACCTTGGTCGACCTGCCCTTCGCCCTGCTGTTTATGTTGATCATCTATCTGGTCGCCGGCGATCTGGCACTGATCCCATTAGTCGCCAGCTTAATCATCATCAGCTATACCCTGATCATTCAGCCCAGGCTCAAGACTGCCATTGAGGAAAGCAATAAATTTGCCAGCCTCAAACACGGCCATCTGATCGAAAGTCTGGCCTCTCTGGAGTCCATCAAGTCATACGGCGCGGAAGGCCTGGTACAAAAAGCCTGGCAGCAGATGATAGGCCACACTGCCAACTGGCAGTTGAGATCGAAAAAGCTCTCCAACTCAGTGGCCAACGTTGCCAACTTTGTGGTGCAGTTGACCGTCGTCAGTGTCGTCATTCTCGGCGTCTACCGGGTTGCCGACAATGATATTTCCATGGGTGGGATCATTGCCGCTGTGATGCTTGCCAGCAGAGCAGTTGCGCCCATGGCGCAACTGGCCGGCTTGATGACTAGAGCCAACCAGACTGCCAGCGCGCTGAGACAGCTGGATCAGATAATGACCCAGGAAGACGAGTTTGAAAACAAAGGCCACCTGGTCAGCAAACAGCGCCTGATGGGCAAGATAGAAGCCGACGACCTCAGCTTCAGTTACCCTGGTTCGGAAAAACCTGTATTGCATCCCTTCGCCTTGAGGATCCGCCCGGGCGAGCGGATAGCCATTATTGGCCGTAATGGCAGCGGCAAGAGCACCTTGGCCAAGCTGCTGGTAGGGTTATTCAAACCCAGTAACGGCAGCCTAAGATACGATGGCATAGACAGTGCCCAGATCCACCCCAGCGATCTACGCCGTAACTTCGGTTATCTACCACAGGATGTCACCCTGTTCCACGGTTCGGTCAGAGACAATATTCTCTTCGGCACCCGTCAGGTCACCGAGCACCAGTTGATCCGAGCGGTACAGCTTTCCGGGGTCAACCTGTTTACCGATATGGAATCGGAAGGCCTGGATCAACAGGTAGGTGAAGGCGGCCACTCTCTGTCCAGGGGCCAACGGCAAACCGTGGCCTTGGCCAGAGCCATACTCAATGACCCACCCGTGCTGTTGATGGATGAACCCACAGCCAGCCTGGATGCCAGAGCCGAGAAGCAATTCATGCGCTCAATGCATAATGTCAGCCGAGACAGAACCTTGCTGATCATCACTCACAAGATGCACCTGCTGAATCTGGTGGATCGCATCATAGTGATGGATAGAGGCCACATCATTGCCGACGGTCCTAAGGATAAGGTGCTCGAAAAGCTCAACCAAGGGCTGATGGCAGGAGGCAAGTAA
- a CDS encoding HlyD family type I secretion periplasmic adaptor subunit: protein MNKHLTSDDLEMVDDVYGAMMTDAPTSHRLIIWSLATMMLCFLTWAYFASLDRVTKGTGKVIPSSQVQVIQSLDGGILKEMYVQEGMLVKQGEPLVRIDDTRFRSDAAQQEQEVYSLQANVIRLQAELNSIFISDMANDWREQLKITKIPLVFPAELAEKEPELVKRQQDEYAGRLDNLSNQVEIQARQIQQRQQETEELTSKIGTLSTSYRLVSRELELTKPLAQKGIVPEVELLKLERTVNDIQGELATLRVMRPKLKANMDEAILKRREAVLVYAADSRAQLNEMQAKLARMNEAQVGTKDKVSKAVITSPVNGTIKTININTLGGVVQPGIDIMEIVPSEDQLLIETRILPKDIAFLHPGLPAIVKVTAYDFTRYGGLKGTVEQISADTTQDEEGNSFYLVKVRTEESSLIKDDGTEMPIIPGMLTSVDVITGKRTVLEYILNPILRAKETALRER from the coding sequence ATGAATAAGCACCTGACTTCTGATGACTTGGAAATGGTAGACGATGTCTACGGCGCCATGATGACAGATGCTCCCACCAGCCACAGATTGATTATCTGGTCGCTGGCGACAATGATGCTCTGCTTCCTGACCTGGGCCTATTTCGCTTCTCTCGACCGAGTTACCAAGGGCACGGGTAAAGTGATCCCCTCTTCCCAGGTACAGGTCATTCAAAGTCTGGATGGCGGTATTTTGAAAGAGATGTACGTTCAAGAAGGCATGCTGGTCAAACAGGGTGAGCCCTTGGTTCGCATCGATGACACACGTTTCCGTTCCGATGCCGCCCAGCAGGAGCAAGAGGTCTACAGCCTGCAGGCCAACGTTATTCGCCTGCAGGCCGAGCTGAACAGCATCTTTATCTCAGACATGGCCAACGATTGGCGGGAACAGCTCAAGATCACCAAGATCCCGCTGGTATTTCCTGCCGAACTGGCCGAGAAGGAGCCTGAATTGGTCAAGCGCCAACAGGATGAATACGCCGGCCGTCTGGACAACCTCAGCAACCAGGTCGAAATCCAGGCAAGGCAAATCCAGCAGCGGCAGCAGGAAACCGAAGAGTTAACCTCAAAAATCGGCACCCTGAGCACCAGTTATCGCTTGGTCAGCCGCGAGCTGGAACTGACCAAACCTCTGGCACAGAAAGGCATAGTGCCCGAGGTGGAACTCTTGAAGCTAGAACGTACAGTGAACGACATTCAGGGCGAACTGGCGACCCTCAGGGTAATGCGTCCCAAGCTCAAGGCCAACATGGATGAGGCCATACTCAAACGCCGGGAAGCGGTATTGGTTTACGCCGCCGACTCCCGCGCACAACTGAATGAGATGCAGGCCAAACTGGCAAGAATGAATGAGGCCCAAGTGGGAACCAAGGATAAAGTCAGCAAAGCCGTCATAACCTCACCGGTCAATGGAACCATTAAAACCATAAATATCAATACATTGGGTGGAGTTGTTCAACCGGGTATCGATATCATGGAGATAGTTCCTTCCGAAGACCAACTGCTGATCGAAACCCGAATTTTACCAAAGGATATCGCCTTCCTGCATCCGGGGCTGCCCGCCATAGTTAAGGTTACCGCCTATGATTTTACCCGTTACGGCGGGTTGAAAGGCACAGTGGAACAGATAAGTGCAGACACTACTCAGGATGAAGAAGGCAACAGCTTTTATTTGGTAAAAGTGCGGACCGAAGAGTCCAGTTTAATTAAAGACGATGGCACTGAGATGCCCATTATTCCCGGCATGTTGACCTCTGTTGACGTAATTACCGGGAAAAGAACTGTCCTTGAGTACATACTTAATCCCATTCTAAGGGCCAAAGAAACAGCGTTAAGAGAACGCTAG
- a CDS encoding TolC family outer membrane protein: MNKKVTRLVKPSALALAITGLMLPTAGFGQTLEQAVAQTLDTNPELRLAFNRFKAREEQVNQAIAGYMPTVDITGGYGYEYTDSPATRRRLAGTLDDEIELKRGEFGVSIKQMLFDGFFTSSEVDRYSFEASADQWALFAAAEDMALDVAKVYINYIRTEQVLTLAEKNLKSHQDIYEQIKQRTDSGLGSTADLSQITGRLARANANVVSARNNFLDAKSQFFRITHQQPEDLIVPVPDADMLPADIDASIKMAQEYHPILKSAASDIRAAEYEKSSAQSNYYPKITLEVEGNLNNNLDGEDGFSRIASQNVGGYNNDILAMVRVRYNLFAGGRDLAREKEASYKIGEAKEIRERAYREVVEGANLAWNAYEFLGPQKQYIREHVIAAKDTQVAYSQQFNLGQRTLLDLLDTENELFEARKDYLTAEYDEVIAKYRVLNATGQLLDSLRVTRPDVWKGEREYEGGVK; the protein is encoded by the coding sequence ATGAACAAGAAAGTTACTCGGCTGGTGAAACCCAGTGCCTTGGCACTGGCGATTACCGGGCTGATGTTGCCCACGGCAGGGTTTGGTCAGACCCTGGAACAAGCCGTAGCGCAGACATTGGATACCAACCCGGAACTACGGCTCGCCTTTAACCGCTTCAAGGCTCGTGAAGAGCAGGTGAACCAGGCCATAGCCGGTTATATGCCAACGGTAGATATTACCGGTGGCTACGGCTATGAATACACAGACAGTCCGGCCACTCGGCGTCGTTTGGCCGGCACCCTGGATGATGAAATTGAACTCAAACGAGGCGAATTCGGTGTCAGCATCAAGCAGATGCTGTTCGACGGCTTCTTTACCAGCAGTGAAGTCGACAGATACAGCTTTGAAGCCAGTGCCGATCAATGGGCGCTGTTTGCCGCTGCCGAAGATATGGCGCTGGATGTTGCCAAGGTCTATATCAACTACATACGTACCGAGCAGGTGCTGACACTGGCAGAGAAGAACCTCAAGAGCCACCAGGATATCTACGAGCAGATCAAGCAGCGTACTGATTCGGGCCTGGGTTCTACCGCGGATCTGTCGCAAATCACAGGTCGTCTGGCCCGTGCCAACGCCAACGTAGTGTCGGCGCGCAATAACTTCCTCGATGCCAAGAGTCAGTTTTTCCGCATCACCCATCAGCAGCCGGAAGACCTGATAGTACCGGTTCCGGATGCCGATATGTTGCCGGCAGATATAGATGCCAGCATCAAGATGGCTCAGGAGTACCATCCTATTCTCAAGTCGGCCGCCAGTGATATTCGCGCCGCCGAGTATGAGAAGTCGTCGGCTCAGTCCAACTACTACCCCAAGATCACGTTGGAAGTGGAAGGCAACCTGAACAACAACCTGGACGGTGAAGACGGTTTTAGCCGTATCGCCAGCCAAAATGTCGGCGGCTACAACAATGACATTCTGGCCATGGTCAGGGTTCGTTATAACCTGTTCGCCGGTGGCCGCGACTTGGCTCGCGAGAAAGAGGCCAGCTACAAGATAGGTGAAGCTAAAGAGATCCGTGAGCGCGCCTATCGTGAAGTGGTTGAAGGCGCCAACCTTGCCTGGAACGCTTATGAGTTCCTGGGGCCACAGAAGCAGTATATTCGCGAGCATGTCATTGCCGCCAAAGACACTCAAGTCGCCTACTCACAGCAGTTCAACCTGGGTCAGCGCACCCTGCTCGACTTGCTGGATACCGAGAATGAGCTGTTTGAAGCCAGAAAAGACTATCTGACCGCCGAGTACGACGAAGTGATTGCCAAATACCGCGTACTCAATGCCACAGGTCAACTACTAGACTCGCTTAGAGTCACCCGCCCCGATGTATGGAAAGGGGAGCGTGAATATGAAGGAGGAGTTAAATAA
- a CDS encoding OmpA family protein, whose product MKLFITLLSVAILAGCSMRDTVSMDQPTAQVNDLNDNDRDGVIEARERCSGTVEGANIDNYGCGKIKPINERSELKILFANDSFYIDPQYYDQIGVIADFMKQYPSTKVTIEGHCSRTGSYEHNLELSQNRANAVTKVLEDQFGITADRLTAIGYSYDRPVDPTDTQLAHKRNRRVIAEVTGEDTMADMKWNIYTVDQEVK is encoded by the coding sequence ATGAAACTCTTTATCACCCTGCTTAGCGTCGCCATACTGGCGGGCTGCTCAATGCGTGACACTGTTTCCATGGATCAGCCGACAGCTCAAGTCAACGATCTCAATGATAATGACAGAGACGGTGTTATCGAAGCCCGTGAGCGCTGCTCAGGTACCGTTGAAGGTGCCAACATTGATAACTATGGTTGTGGTAAGATCAAGCCTATCAATGAGCGTTCCGAGTTGAAAATACTCTTTGCCAACGACTCCTTCTACATAGATCCTCAGTACTATGATCAAATTGGTGTTATTGCTGACTTTATGAAGCAATATCCCAGCACCAAGGTGACGATTGAAGGACACTGTAGCCGTACCGGCAGCTATGAGCATAACCTCGAGCTGTCACAGAATCGGGCAAACGCCGTAACCAAAGTGCTTGAAGATCAATTCGGTATCACTGCCGATAGACTGACAGCCATAGGTTACAGTTACGATAGACCAGTAGATCCAACAGATACGCAATTGGCCCACAAACGTAACCGCCGAGTGATCGCCGAAGTAACAGGCGAAGACACTATGGCCGATATGAAGTGGAACATCTACACTGTGGATCAAGAAGTGAAATAG
- a CDS encoding transglutaminase-like cysteine peptidase → MTGRLNQYSLLRRVCHYTVLASTLAVSCLYAASTQQLDPNSITRTLEARYGERAGLRARAWFKILDEAQGLDDMGKITKVNNFFNLFRFVDDIKLWGMANYWATPLEFIGVNGGDCEDFSIAKYFTLLQLGIPEDKMRITMVKATSVNQYHMVLAYYETPSSVPLILDNLDRELKPATQRRDLIPVYSFNGKQLWLNKEKGRGVLAGSSARLEKWNDLRHRLGADRLRQPKLKLE, encoded by the coding sequence ATGACAGGCAGGCTCAACCAGTATTCACTGCTCAGACGGGTCTGCCATTACACAGTACTGGCATCGACTCTAGCAGTGTCATGCCTGTACGCCGCTTCAACCCAACAGCTCGACCCCAACAGCATTACCAGGACACTGGAAGCTCGTTATGGCGAGCGGGCAGGCCTCAGAGCCAGAGCTTGGTTCAAGATATTGGACGAGGCGCAAGGGTTGGACGATATGGGGAAAATCACCAAGGTAAACAACTTCTTTAACCTGTTTCGCTTTGTAGATGATATCAAGCTCTGGGGGATGGCCAACTACTGGGCCACCCCTTTAGAGTTTATCGGAGTAAATGGTGGTGACTGTGAAGACTTCTCCATCGCCAAATACTTCACTCTGCTGCAGTTGGGCATACCTGAAGACAAGATGCGCATCACCATGGTTAAGGCAACCAGTGTTAATCAGTACCATATGGTGCTGGCCTATTATGAGACGCCCTCCTCTGTTCCTCTTATTCTGGACAACCTGGATCGCGAGCTCAAACCGGCAACTCAACGCAGAGACCTGATCCCTGTGTACAGCTTTAACGGTAAGCAATTGTGGCTAAACAAAGAGAAAGGACGCGGTGTATTGGCAGGCTCATCCGCTCGCTTGGAAAAGTGGAATGACCTGAGACACAGATTAGGGGCTGATCGCTTACGTCAGCCAAAATTAAAACTGGAGTAG
- a CDS encoding bifunctional diguanylate cyclase/phosphodiesterase, producing MTLFRQIYSLLFGLFLLVVASVGYVQFNETQNFLTEQMESDLNNVSHSLGLMLVPSLEAGDLATAETMVNVIFEGGYYQEVKLTWLVDGKQQVWNNNIRIEDVPQWFIDLGIFTPLRKESTITSGWLQLAKLEITAHPGFGYHELWRIMSHTLIAFSILFLVAILFARLGLTWILSPLHAIAEHAKSIAKREFGPDMPLPKTLELRDVVNAFNSMSAQLKKIFSSLDEEVTALRKKNLVDQVSNLPNRQYMMGRIGGWLGEPGSGALMMTKFDWLEEVHSKYGYQVRDETIKLLSEKLQHELGEICESVIARIAAYEFAFLVTNVEREQLSKYLQTLIRTINQEMVKAGCKPNEDYAIGIAERIGQMNSSELLARSDNALQIALKEGKVYHWLETNEQQLFSREQWRDKLTEAINRKQFRFRWQPVHYQDSDNVLQRELFCQLQIGDKLVHAGQFMPYVELLSLGSLLDRCLIEKISEDELLEKNAEAVAVNLTHHSISDPKFHEWLNHFLRNSRHASRLAFELPEAAIYTDIDACQALCTVIRDNGASIGIDHFGRQFGSMSYLQSLRPAYVKLDQSFAQYDENQHNSELCRALVNVARGLEIDVIVTGIQEKGQLERFTPLKTQAYQGFISPPVNVA from the coding sequence ATGACACTGTTTCGACAGATATACTCGTTACTGTTTGGGCTGTTTCTCTTGGTTGTAGCCAGTGTGGGCTATGTGCAATTCAATGAGACCCAGAACTTTCTGACCGAGCAGATGGAGTCGGACCTCAATAATGTCAGCCATTCATTGGGATTGATGTTGGTTCCATCGCTGGAGGCCGGTGATCTCGCCACCGCAGAAACCATGGTGAATGTCATCTTCGAGGGTGGCTATTACCAAGAGGTGAAACTCACCTGGTTGGTCGACGGTAAACAGCAGGTCTGGAATAACAATATCCGCATCGAAGATGTGCCCCAATGGTTTATCGATCTGGGGATCTTCACCCCGTTACGCAAGGAAAGCACCATCACTTCGGGTTGGTTGCAGTTGGCCAAGTTGGAAATTACCGCGCACCCGGGTTTCGGCTACCATGAACTGTGGCGCATTATGAGCCACACCCTGATAGCCTTTTCAATCCTGTTTTTGGTCGCCATTCTATTCGCCCGTCTGGGCCTGACCTGGATCCTCAGTCCACTGCATGCCATTGCCGAACACGCCAAGAGCATTGCCAAACGGGAATTCGGCCCGGATATGCCGCTCCCCAAAACCCTGGAACTCAGGGATGTGGTTAACGCCTTCAACAGCATGTCGGCCCAGTTGAAGAAGATCTTCAGCTCTCTGGACGAAGAAGTTACCGCACTCAGGAAGAAGAATCTGGTGGATCAGGTATCCAACCTACCCAACCGTCAATATATGATGGGCCGAATTGGTGGTTGGCTCGGTGAACCCGGCAGCGGTGCCCTGATGATGACCAAGTTCGATTGGCTCGAAGAAGTGCATAGCAAGTATGGCTATCAGGTAAGAGACGAAACTATCAAGCTACTCTCGGAAAAACTGCAGCATGAGCTGGGCGAAATCTGTGAATCTGTCATTGCCCGTATCGCCGCCTATGAATTTGCTTTCCTGGTCACCAATGTTGAGCGTGAACAGTTAAGTAAGTATCTGCAGACGTTGATCCGCACCATCAACCAGGAAATGGTCAAGGCGGGTTGCAAACCCAATGAAGACTACGCCATAGGTATTGCCGAGCGCATAGGACAGATGAACAGCTCAGAACTGCTGGCACGCTCGGACAATGCCCTGCAAATCGCCCTCAAGGAAGGCAAGGTTTATCACTGGTTGGAGACCAATGAGCAGCAGTTGTTCAGTCGCGAACAATGGCGCGACAAGCTTACCGAAGCAATTAACCGTAAGCAGTTCCGTTTCCGTTGGCAGCCAGTGCACTATCAGGACTCAGACAACGTACTGCAGCGGGAGCTTTTCTGTCAGCTGCAGATAGGTGACAAACTGGTACACGCCGGCCAGTTCATGCCTTATGTCGAGCTATTGTCCTTGGGTAGCCTGCTCGACCGCTGCCTGATTGAAAAGATCAGCGAAGATGAGTTGTTGGAGAAAAATGCCGAAGCAGTTGCGGTTAACCTCACCCATCACAGCATCAGCGATCCCAAGTTCCACGAATGGCTCAATCACTTCCTGCGTAACAGTCGCCATGCAAGCCGGTTGGCCTTTGAATTACCGGAAGCCGCCATCTATACCGATATCGATGCCTGCCAGGCGCTGTGTACCGTTATCCGCGACAATGGCGCCAGCATAGGGATAGACCACTTCGGCCGTCAGTTCGGCTCCATGTCTTATTTGCAAAGCCTGCGGCCGGCTTACGTCAAGCTGGATCAATCCTTTGCACAATATGATGAAAACCAGCACAACAGCGAACTGTGCCGGGCACTGGTGAACGTGGCCCGAGGACTGGAAATCGATGTGATAGTCACAGGTATTCAGGAGAAAGGTCAGTTGGAGCGCTTTACGCCACTCAAGACCCAAGCATACCAAGGCTTTATTTCACCGCCGGTGAATGTTGCGTAA
- a CDS encoding sensor domain-containing phosphodiesterase, with product MFRDETLHQHSAQEVSSLEKRVARLRRLAAKYKRAEATQNALLEISNIANKATSMESFYQGMHLHLQQLIPADNFYISLLDAQRQHLELPFFSDEKDSHPSELYPEQELSEILMQGLTGYVLRTAKPLLCDERKAEELAAAGEIMSLGSPCHQWLGVPIMQNDRAIGVLVVQSYNPASSYGEMEFELMAFISHHIAGAMERLRHHEQLEQAITQRTQELSQAYDKLKQEVYERRRAERLQKSLFEIAELSSSNLDDSEFYTELHRVLSHLLPANNCYIALLDDTATELHFPFYVSQLSDQPPKCRPLMDGLVEYLLRLKRPVLLDQSDIQSLVCAKEIYSKAPELNHTQSMHQWIGVPLFIQDRIAGALTIYSFSMHQNYQFKDLELLTFVSQHIATAIERKLATEALKRSNEELEEKILERTRELATTNQELQKEISQRRKAEQQLLHDAKHDALTGLPNRLMFMERLSQAVKHNRRHMQDKFALLFVDLDRFKLINDTLGHLEGDKFLVETAIRLKFCIRDNDTLARLGGDEFVILLDGLRTADDAKEVAERILKELSRPYELADKQFNSGASIGIAVSGPHRDDTSESILRDADTAMYMAKTRGKGCYVVFDEKSHQQLMQDVSLENELRNALDTQQIRLSYFPVQDLETGQLQALDVRLYWPHPQHGKIKQQQLANLAEQANLQLELDRYAIEALNSELPKLQLAAGTKLHLAICSQHLKHKHALRSLKNCLRNCRFPLNDLCLFFNEQSLSRDLENHINGFEVLKRLQVTLGITGYGSGYSPLISLSFLPVNVLRLDACLVSHLQSPHHRRLLKAIRLSAGALELELVLDGVNTQEQKQQLAQMGFNSGQGQALGSRLSAADSNNTEVIDTATQVCA from the coding sequence ATGTTTAGGGATGAAACTCTCCATCAGCATTCGGCTCAGGAAGTCTCGAGTTTAGAAAAAAGGGTTGCCAGACTCAGACGACTGGCGGCCAAATACAAAAGAGCCGAAGCCACTCAGAACGCGCTGCTGGAGATCTCCAATATTGCCAATAAGGCAACCTCAATGGAGAGCTTCTACCAAGGCATGCACTTGCACCTTCAGCAACTGATCCCTGCCGACAACTTTTATATCTCCCTGCTCGATGCCCAGAGGCAACATCTGGAACTGCCGTTTTTCTCCGATGAAAAAGACTCCCACCCTTCTGAGCTCTATCCGGAACAGGAGCTATCTGAAATTCTGATGCAGGGTCTCACCGGTTATGTGCTGCGAACGGCCAAGCCCCTGTTGTGTGATGAGCGCAAAGCTGAAGAGCTGGCCGCCGCCGGGGAAATCATGTCCCTCGGCTCTCCCTGTCATCAGTGGCTCGGCGTGCCGATAATGCAAAATGACAGAGCAATCGGTGTCTTGGTGGTACAGAGCTACAATCCTGCCAGTTCCTACGGCGAGATGGAGTTTGAGCTGATGGCCTTCATCAGCCACCACATAGCCGGGGCCATGGAGCGATTACGGCATCATGAACAACTGGAACAAGCCATCACCCAGAGAACCCAGGAGCTGAGCCAGGCCTACGATAAGCTGAAACAGGAAGTCTATGAGAGGCGCCGCGCCGAGAGACTGCAAAAGTCTCTGTTTGAAATCGCCGAACTCTCCTCCTCCAACCTGGATGACAGCGAGTTTTATACCGAGCTGCACCGGGTCCTCAGTCATCTGTTGCCCGCCAATAACTGTTACATAGCCCTGCTGGACGACACGGCAACTGAGCTGCACTTTCCCTTCTATGTTTCCCAGCTAAGTGACCAGCCACCCAAATGCCGTCCCTTAATGGACGGACTGGTGGAATACCTGCTCAGATTGAAACGTCCCGTATTACTGGATCAGAGTGATATCCAATCTTTGGTGTGCGCCAAAGAGATATACAGCAAGGCTCCTGAGCTCAATCACACCCAGAGCATGCACCAGTGGATTGGTGTGCCACTGTTTATTCAGGACAGAATTGCCGGCGCCCTGACTATCTATAGCTTCAGCATGCACCAGAACTATCAGTTCAAGGATCTTGAGCTGCTGACCTTTGTGTCGCAGCATATAGCTACGGCCATAGAGCGTAAGCTGGCCACCGAGGCACTGAAACGCAGCAACGAAGAGTTGGAAGAAAAGATCCTGGAGCGCACCCGCGAGCTGGCCACCACCAACCAAGAGTTACAAAAAGAGATCTCCCAGCGCCGAAAGGCAGAGCAACAACTGCTGCATGATGCCAAACACGACGCCCTGACAGGCTTGCCCAATCGGCTGATGTTTATGGAGCGTTTGAGCCAGGCCGTTAAGCATAATCGCCGACACATGCAGGACAAATTCGCTCTGCTGTTCGTCGATCTCGACCGTTTCAAGCTGATTAACGACACCCTGGGGCACCTGGAAGGCGACAAGTTTCTGGTTGAGACAGCCATCCGCCTCAAGTTTTGTATTCGCGACAACGACACCCTCGCCCGTCTCGGTGGCGATGAGTTTGTGATTTTGCTGGACGGGTTACGCACGGCCGACGATGCCAAGGAAGTCGCCGAGCGGATCCTCAAAGAGCTGTCACGCCCCTACGAGTTGGCCGATAAACAGTTCAACTCAGGCGCCAGTATCGGTATAGCCGTCAGTGGTCCTCACAGAGATGACACCAGCGAGTCCATTCTGCGGGATGCCGACACCGCCATGTATATGGCCAAGACCCGAGGCAAGGGTTGCTATGTGGTATTCGATGAGAAATCGCATCAGCAACTGATGCAGGATGTGAGCCTGGAAAATGAACTGAGAAACGCCCTGGATACCCAGCAAATTCGGCTCAGTTACTTCCCGGTGCAGGATCTTGAGACCGGGCAGCTACAGGCACTGGATGTACGCCTGTATTGGCCTCATCCACAACACGGCAAAATCAAACAGCAACAACTCGCCAATTTGGCAGAGCAAGCCAACTTACAGCTGGAACTGGACAGGTATGCGATAGAGGCGCTGAACAGCGAACTTCCCAAGCTGCAACTGGCCGCAGGTACCAAGTTGCATCTGGCCATCTGTAGCCAGCACCTCAAACATAAACACGCGCTGCGCAGTCTGAAAAACTGTCTGAGAAACTGCCGCTTCCCGCTTAACGACCTCTGCTTGTTTTTCAACGAGCAATCCTTGTCACGGGATCTGGAAAACCATATCAACGGCTTTGAAGTGCTCAAACGCTTGCAGGTCACTCTGGGGATCACAGGCTACGGCAGTGGTTACAGCCCCTTGATCAGCCTATCCTTCCTGCCTGTCAATGTGCTGAGACTGGATGCCTGCCTGGTGTCACATCTGCAAAGCCCCCACCACAGACGCTTGCTCAAAGCGATACGCTTGAGTGCCGGCGCGCTGGAGCTTGAATTGGTATTGGATGGCGTCAATACCCAAGAGCAGAAACAGCAACTGGCGCAAATGGGCTTTAACTCAGGCCAGGGACAAGCCTTGGGGAGTCGCTTGAGCGCCGCTGACAGCAACAACACCGAGGTCATAGATACGGCAACCCAGGTTTGCGCCTGA